The following are encoded in a window of Gammaproteobacteria bacterium genomic DNA:
- the rep gene encoding DNA helicase Rep has translation MKLNPQQNEAVHYIDGPCLVLAGAGSGKTRVIINKIAYLVETCGYKARNIAAVTFTNKAAREMKERLSQTLGKKEARGLTISTFHTLGLTIIKREIKTLGMKSGFTLFDGQDTLSLLKELTDKELDGDKDQLSNLQNMISNCKNDLLVPEQAMSQADSGQDVLFAQLYQRYQNQLKAYNALDFDDLIMMPTLLLKNNAEVRERWQNRFHYLLVDEYQDTNTSQYEMVKLLAGTRGKLTVVGDDDQSIYSWRGAKPQNLVLLQTDFPNLKLIKLEQNYRSSSRILRCANILIDNNPHVYDKKLFSTLGDGAMLRVIYGKNEEHEAERVVAEIIRHKFMNKTAYSDFAILYRGNFQSRIFEKSLMTNRIPYKISGGTSFFSRSEIKDIMSYLKLLVNPDDDTSFLRVVNLPKRGIGPATLEKLGSYANMRHLSLFAASFELGLEQTLQGEKLQTLQRFTRWVVELGDQAERGDPLEAVRQIVRDINYEDWLYETSPSGKAAEMRMKNVSQLFTWVSGMLDGDDLDEAMTLPEVVTRLTLRDMMERGEEDEQADQVQLMTLHASKGLEFPIVFMVGMEEGLLPHQTSIDEDNIEEERRLAYVGITRAQRELIFTQAKERRQYGDVFKPTGSRFLDELPQDDLEWESRKPRPTQKQRKETASSAIANLRAMLKK, from the coding sequence ATGAAGTTAAATCCACAACAAAATGAAGCTGTTCATTATATCGATGGCCCTTGCTTAGTGCTCGCTGGAGCTGGCAGCGGCAAGACGCGCGTTATCATCAACAAAATTGCTTATTTAGTCGAAACTTGTGGATATAAAGCACGCAATATCGCAGCCGTCACCTTTACAAATAAAGCGGCCCGCGAAATGAAGGAACGTTTAAGTCAAACTCTCGGTAAAAAAGAAGCCAGAGGTTTAACTATTTCCACGTTTCACACCTTGGGTTTAACAATCATTAAACGCGAAATAAAAACGTTAGGTATGAAGTCAGGTTTTACCTTATTCGACGGCCAAGACACACTTTCGTTGTTAAAAGAGCTGACAGACAAAGAACTTGACGGCGACAAAGATCAGCTTAGCAATCTGCAAAACATGATTTCCAACTGTAAAAATGATTTGCTGGTGCCAGAGCAAGCAATGAGTCAAGCAGATTCAGGCCAGGACGTTTTATTTGCGCAATTATACCAGCGCTATCAAAATCAATTAAAAGCTTATAACGCCTTAGACTTTGATGACCTGATCATGATGCCAACCTTGCTGCTTAAAAATAATGCCGAGGTTCGCGAGCGGTGGCAAAATCGTTTTCATTATTTATTAGTCGATGAGTATCAAGATACCAATACTAGTCAATATGAAATGGTCAAATTATTAGCGGGCACCCGCGGTAAATTAACCGTGGTAGGCGATGACGATCAGTCAATTTATTCATGGCGTGGTGCCAAGCCACAAAACTTAGTGTTATTGCAAACTGACTTCCCGAATCTTAAACTGATCAAATTAGAACAGAATTATCGTTCAAGCAGCCGCATTTTACGTTGTGCCAATATCTTAATTGATAATAATCCCCACGTTTATGACAAAAAGCTATTTAGTACCCTAGGAGACGGCGCGATGCTGCGCGTGATCTATGGCAAAAATGAAGAGCATGAAGCGGAACGAGTCGTCGCGGAAATCATTCGTCATAAGTTCATGAATAAAACCGCTTATAGTGACTTTGCTATTTTGTACCGTGGTAACTTTCAATCGCGAATATTTGAAAAATCCTTAATGACCAACAGGATCCCTTACAAAATAAGTGGCGGTACCTCATTTTTTTCCCGCAGCGAAATTAAAGACATTATGTCTTATCTCAAGTTGCTCGTTAATCCTGATGATGACACCTCGTTTCTTCGCGTAGTTAACTTACCCAAGCGTGGTATCGGCCCCGCTACCCTCGAAAAACTCGGCAGTTATGCCAACATGCGACATTTAAGTTTATTCGCCGCCAGTTTTGAGCTGGGTTTAGAGCAAACACTACAAGGTGAGAAGCTGCAAACGTTGCAACGATTTACCCGCTGGGTCGTTGAGCTTGGTGATCAAGCCGAACGAGGAGACCCATTAGAAGCCGTACGACAAATCGTGCGTGACATAAATTACGAAGATTGGCTTTACGAGACGAGCCCCAGCGGTAAAGCCGCTGAAATGCGAATGAAAAATGTCAGCCAGCTGTTCACTTGGGTCAGTGGCATGTTAGATGGTGACGATTTAGATGAAGCCATGACTTTACCTGAAGTGGTTACACGATTAACCCTACGCGACATGATGGAACGCGGAGAGGAAGACGAGCAAGCTGATCAGGTACAACTAATGACGCTGCACGCTTCAAAAGGACTCGAGTTTCCGATCGTATTCATGGTGGGTATGGAAGAAGGGCTGCTGCCTCACCAAACCAGTATTGACGAAGACAACATTGAAGAAGAGCGTCGGCTCGCTTACGTTGGCATCACCCGTGCCCAGCGAGAGCTTATTTTTACGCAGGCCAAAGAGCGTCGCCAATATGGTGATGTATTTAAACCAACGGGCAGCCGATTTTTAGATGAGTTGCCGCAAGACGATTTAGAGTGGGAATCTCGCAAACCACGCCCAACTCAAAAACAACGTAAAGAAACAGCAAGTTCAGCCATTGCTAATTTACGTGCGATGCTCAAAAAATAA